In Girardinichthys multiradiatus isolate DD_20200921_A chromosome 18, DD_fGirMul_XY1, whole genome shotgun sequence, a single window of DNA contains:
- the LOC124883916 gene encoding ras-related protein Rab-1B-like, which translates to MNPEYDYLFKLLLIGDSGVGKSCLLLRFADDTYTESYISTIGVDFKIRTIDMDGKTVKLQIWDTAGQERFRTITSSYYRGAHGIIIVYDVTEQESFNNVKQWLEEINRYACENVTRLLVGNKSDLISKKVVDAATAQDLASSLKIPILETSAKSSDNVEKAFLTMASEIHKRLASEGGGMQGESTQARGQTTKINSAPVWLGGDKQTPEASNCC; encoded by the exons ATGAACCCAGAATA TGATTACTTGTTCAAGCTTCTTCTTATTGGTGACTCTGGAGTTGGAAAATcgtgtctgctgctgcgcttTGCG GACGACACCTACACTGAGAGCTACATCTCCACTATCGGAGTTGACTTCAAGATCAGGACCATCGACATGGATGGGAAGACGGTGAAGCTGCAGATT TGGGACACCGCAGGTCAAGAGAGGTTTCgaaccatcacctccagctacTACAGAGGGGCGCACGGTATCATCATTGTTTACGATGTCACCGAGCAG GAGTCTTTCAACAATGTGAAGCAGTGGTTGGAAGAGATAAATCGCTACGCCTGCGAGAACGTCACCAGGCTGCTGGTGGGAAACAAATCGGACCTGATCAGTAAAAAAGTGGTGGATGCTGCCACAGCTCAG GATCTGGCCTCATCTCTAAAGATCCCCATCCTGGAGACCAGCGCCAAGAGCTCTGACAACGTGGAGAAAGCCTTCCTCACCATGGCCTCTGAGATCCACAAGAGGCTCGCCAGCGAGGGAGGGGGCATGCAGGGAGAGTCGACACAGGCCAGAGGTCAGACCACCAAGATCAACAGTGCTCCTGTGTGGCTCGGTGGGGACAAACAGACACCAGAGGCCAGTAACTGCTGCTGA